One window of Methanothermobacter tenebrarum genomic DNA carries:
- a CDS encoding TRAM domain-containing protein produces the protein MFGDYRKESYSAPVNVGEEYKVKIEDLGRDGDGIARVEGFVIFVPGAKVGEEVKIKISATRRKFAFAELVEE, from the coding sequence GTGTTCGGAGATTATAGGAAAGAGAGTTACTCTGCACCTGTTAATGTTGGTGAAGAGTACAAGGTTAAAATAGAGGATCTAGGCCGGGATGGTGATGGAATCGCCCGCGTCGAAGGTTTCGTTATATTCGTCCCTGGTGCGAAGGTCGGTGAAGAAGTTAAAATAAAAATCAGTGCAACCAGGAGAAAGTTTGCATTCGCAGAATTAGTAGAAGAATAA
- a CDS encoding zinc ribbon domain-containing protein: MIYCPYCGEKNRDDARFCKKCGNKLPEIKKEPITYHLTREPIRPVEERVEAHPEWDVAMIAAFILLISYGILRIIIPPIAPWLATAFSILYLLSATRKKVSIPLLIIITLLIAVNINTFLGL; encoded by the coding sequence ATGATTTATTGTCCATATTGTGGTGAAAAAAATAGAGATGATGCCAGGTTCTGTAAAAAATGTGGGAACAAGTTACCAGAAATCAAAAAGGAGCCTATCACTTATCATTTAACAAGAGAACCTATCAGGCCAGTGGAGGAAAGGGTTGAAGCCCACCCTGAATGGGATGTGGCTATGATAGCAGCATTTATACTATTAATATCATATGGGATTTTAAGGATAATAATACCCCCAATAGCCCCCTGGTTGGCGACAGCATTCTCAATACTATACCTATTATCAGCCACCAGGAAAAAAGTATCGATCCCCCTACTAATAATCATAACGTTACTCATAGCCGTTAATATAAACACATTCCTAGGTTTATAG
- a CDS encoding UPF0104 family protein produces MKHKGLLLLLAGVAIIGLMIYLIGPADIAKDLKRANPYYLLLAVIIQFITFALFTLRWSITTRAVGINVGKKHLLPMLLVGMAINNLTPSARGGGEPVRAYILGKYSRTSIESALATVIADRGLDTFPFIVLAIITIVSMILYFNLSPIWIISLIVAVILIIVVFFLALYVSVDDGAGERFANWTINTLKFFYKKGYEKWSLKIKNAIIEFQDSMRVMLKKKQVFIYGIPLSFLLWLLEILRVYLIFCAFGANVTIIVIAEVFIVATLIGMIPLLPGGLGAIEGMMIILYSAAGISPSISAAVTVVERLISFWMTSILGVACLPYFGAPVVKKLSEKL; encoded by the coding sequence ATGAAACATAAGGGTCTGCTATTACTCCTAGCAGGGGTTGCCATCATAGGCCTCATGATATACCTGATAGGACCCGCAGATATTGCCAAGGACCTTAAAAGGGCAAACCCATATTACCTACTACTAGCAGTGATAATACAATTTATAACATTCGCCCTTTTCACCTTAAGATGGTCCATAACCACAAGGGCAGTTGGTATTAATGTGGGGAAGAAGCATCTTCTTCCAATGTTACTTGTGGGCATGGCAATAAACAATTTAACGCCTAGTGCGAGGGGTGGTGGAGAACCTGTAAGAGCCTATATCCTAGGAAAGTATTCCCGCACTTCTATAGAATCCGCACTCGCCACAGTAATAGCAGACAGGGGACTTGACACGTTCCCATTCATAGTTTTGGCGATCATTACAATAGTATCGATGATATTATATTTTAATCTCTCCCCCATCTGGATAATATCACTTATAGTGGCCGTTATCCTCATAATAGTAGTATTTTTCTTGGCATTGTATGTCTCTGTTGATGATGGGGCTGGTGAAAGGTTTGCAAATTGGACAATCAACACTTTAAAGTTTTTCTATAAAAAAGGTTATGAAAAATGGAGTTTGAAGATAAAAAATGCCATCATAGAATTCCAAGATTCCATGCGTGTCATGTTAAAGAAAAAGCAAGTTTTCATCTATGGTATACCATTATCGTTTCTACTCTGGCTCCTGGAAATCCTACGGGTTTATCTTATATTCTGTGCATTCGGGGCTAATGTTACAATCATAGTAATAGCAGAGGTGTTCATCGTTGCAACTTTAATTGGGATGATACCACTGCTCCCAGGCGGCTTAGGGGCCATCGAGGGCATGATGATAATATTATATTCTGCGGCTGGCATTTCACCATCCATAAGCGCGGCTGTAACTGTAGTCGAGCGTTTAATCTCATTTTGGATGACATCAATACTTGGAGTCGCATGCTTACCCTACTTCGGGGCGCCAGTGGTGAAAAAGTTATCAGAAAAATTATAA
- the hjc gene encoding Holliday junction resolvase Hjc has protein sequence MVRKGYKEEIDLVRILWDNNFAAIRAPASGGATKKPLPDVIAGNGDRYLAIEVKTTSKDKIYIDSKKIEGLRKFSRIFGAEPYIGIKFKYKKWFFLPLDDLKMTPQKNYKIDLKLALKKGLDIYEVIGKEKQLKFK, from the coding sequence ATGGTGAGAAAAGGTTATAAAGAGGAAATAGACCTTGTTAGGATATTATGGGATAACAATTTCGCCGCTATAAGGGCACCAGCCTCTGGGGGGGCGACTAAAAAACCATTACCTGACGTAATAGCAGGTAATGGGGATAGATACTTGGCAATCGAGGTTAAAACAACATCAAAGGACAAAATTTATATCGATTCTAAGAAGATCGAAGGATTGCGCAAATTCTCGAGAATATTCGGCGCCGAACCATACATTGGAATCAAATTCAAATATAAAAAATGGTTTTTCCTACCATTAGATGACCTTAAAATGACACCACAAAAAAATTATAAGATAGACCTCAAACTCGCACTCAAAAAGGGATTAGACATCTATGAAGTAATTGGTAAAGAAAAACAACTCAAATTCAAATAA
- the gatB gene encoding Asp-tRNA(Asn)/Glu-tRNA(Gln) amidotransferase subunit GatB, with translation MKCGLEIHVQLETESKLFCDCPTNYQEVSPNENICPVCLNQPGAKPYPPNEKAIEGALKIALMLDCKISSETTYFLRKHYDYPDLPSGYQRTSVPIGYNGELSNVRIREVHLEEDPGQYKPDLGVVDFNRSGIPLIEIVTEPDIKSPEEARNFLKELIRVLEYSKCARGEGTMRADVNISLEGGKRVEIKNINSIKGAYKALKFEMIRQKNLLKRGVEVKQETRAFLESQMITVPMRLKEEAEDYRYIPDPDLPPMKFQRKLVEKIKETIPEPPHIKVKRFMKEYNLKEEHARVLTSEIELADAFEEVAKEIDPEFAALWMRDEVKRVLYYNKMSFKESKITPQNLIELLKMIKDKEITVKAGQRIIEKMPHTRKSPRKTAEELGLIGIIDESDIIKAVEKAIKENPQAVKDYYDGKEAAINFLVGQVMRLTKGKADPTRTLKLIKERI, from the coding sequence ATGAAATGCGGCCTTGAAATTCACGTTCAACTCGAAACAGAATCCAAACTATTCTGTGATTGTCCAACAAACTACCAGGAAGTATCACCTAACGAAAATATTTGCCCGGTATGCCTAAACCAGCCAGGGGCTAAACCATATCCACCAAATGAAAAGGCAATCGAAGGCGCGCTTAAAATCGCCCTCATGCTAGACTGTAAAATAAGCTCAGAGACAACATACTTCCTACGTAAACACTACGACTACCCAGACCTCCCATCAGGATACCAGCGCACCTCAGTCCCCATAGGCTACAATGGCGAATTAAGCAATGTCAGGATAAGAGAAGTACACCTCGAGGAAGATCCAGGACAATACAAACCAGACCTGGGAGTAGTGGACTTCAACCGCTCGGGGATACCACTCATCGAAATAGTAACCGAACCAGACATAAAATCCCCAGAAGAAGCCAGAAACTTCCTAAAGGAGCTGATAAGAGTCTTAGAGTATAGTAAGTGTGCAAGGGGCGAAGGCACAATGAGAGCCGACGTCAACATATCCCTCGAAGGGGGTAAACGAGTTGAAATAAAAAACATAAACTCCATCAAGGGCGCGTACAAGGCCCTGAAATTTGAGATGATAAGACAAAAGAACCTCCTCAAGAGGGGTGTGGAGGTTAAACAAGAAACACGAGCATTCCTAGAATCTCAGATGATCACAGTCCCAATGAGGCTCAAAGAGGAAGCAGAAGATTACCGTTACATACCAGACCCCGACCTTCCACCCATGAAATTCCAAAGAAAACTAGTAGAAAAAATAAAAGAAACAATCCCAGAACCCCCACATATAAAAGTTAAACGTTTCATGAAAGAATACAACCTAAAAGAAGAACACGCCAGGGTCCTCACATCAGAAATAGAATTAGCAGACGCATTCGAGGAAGTGGCCAAGGAGATAGACCCAGAATTCGCAGCCTTATGGATGAGGGATGAAGTAAAAAGGGTGCTCTACTATAATAAGATGAGCTTCAAAGAAAGTAAAATAACCCCCCAGAACCTCATAGAATTACTAAAAATGATAAAAGACAAGGAAATCACGGTAAAGGCGGGTCAAAGGATAATAGAAAAAATGCCACACACAAGAAAAAGCCCCCGCAAAACAGCGGAAGAACTCGGATTAATCGGGATAATAGACGAATCAGATATTATAAAAGCCGTTGAAAAGGCCATAAAAGAGAATCCACAAGCCGTTAAAGACTACTATGATGGGAAGGAAGCCGCGATCAACTTCCTCGTTGGACAAGTAATGCGATTAACCAAGGGAAAAGCTGATCCCACAAGGACGCTCAAACTCATAAAAGAAAGAATTTAG
- the fhcD gene encoding formylmethanofuran--tetrahydromethanopterin N-formyltransferase, translating to MEINGVEIEDTFAEAFDIKVSRVLVTAATKKLAKIAATEATGYGTSVIGCSAEAGIDSYVPPEETPDGRPGYTIMICNPTRKGLDHELLERIGMGILTAPTTAVYDALEDPDEKLNVGFKLKFFGDGYEKDLEIAGRKVHSIPIMSGDFLIESELGIKDGVAGGNFFILGDSQGSALLAAQAAVDAIEAVDGVITPFPGGVVASGSKVGANKYKFLDASTNEKMCVTLKDEVEGSQIPADVNGVYEIVIDGVNEEAVKEATRRGIEAACKVPGVKKISAGNYGGKLGAYQIKLHELF from the coding sequence ATGGAGATAAATGGAGTTGAGATAGAGGACACATTCGCAGAAGCCTTCGACATTAAGGTTTCAAGGGTTCTTGTCACAGCAGCGACCAAGAAACTTGCGAAGATAGCTGCTACAGAGGCAACAGGCTACGGGACATCTGTTATAGGATGTTCAGCAGAGGCGGGTATAGACTCATATGTACCACCCGAAGAGACACCCGATGGAAGACCAGGATACACCATAATGATATGCAACCCCACAAGGAAGGGCCTAGACCATGAACTGCTCGAGAGGATAGGGATGGGTATACTCACCGCACCAACCACCGCGGTATACGATGCACTGGAGGACCCTGATGAAAAATTGAATGTCGGATTCAAATTAAAATTCTTTGGAGACGGCTATGAGAAGGATCTTGAAATAGCCGGTAGGAAGGTCCATTCAATCCCTATAATGTCCGGCGACTTCTTAATCGAAAGCGAACTCGGGATAAAAGATGGTGTTGCCGGTGGAAACTTCTTCATATTAGGCGACAGCCAAGGATCCGCGCTTTTAGCAGCCCAGGCCGCGGTTGATGCGATAGAAGCGGTTGATGGTGTTATAACACCATTCCCTGGTGGAGTAGTTGCCTCAGGATCCAAGGTCGGGGCTAACAAGTACAAGTTCCTTGACGCGTCCACCAACGAGAAAATGTGCGTCACACTAAAGGATGAAGTTGAGGGCAGCCAGATACCAGCCGATGTAAACGGAGTCTATGAGATAGTCATCGACGGCGTTAACGAAGAGGCCGTAAAGGAGGCTACCAGGAGGGGTATAGAGGCAGCATGTAAAGTACCAGGTGTCAAGAAGATCAGCGCAGGAAACTATGGTGGAAAACTCGGAGCTTACCAGATAAAACTCCATGAACTATTCTAG
- a CDS encoding potassium channel family protein yields the protein MYVVIMGGGRVGLTLAGLLISDGHDVTLIESDESLCADAAVELDALVICGNGTDTKTLEEANIKDADVFVAATGNDEANLLSCILAREYNVPKIIARVSNPDHEDAFHKVGIQYVISPERTAAGYLEKLITRPKVADLIVLGHGDAEILDMTVKNDEVVGKRIRDISPTEEYIIIAIHTNGEIIIPQPDMILEEDTKISVLVKMEAVRKVTDLFAG from the coding sequence ATGTATGTTGTTATAATGGGTGGTGGAAGGGTAGGACTAACCCTCGCGGGTCTCCTAATATCAGATGGACATGATGTGACGCTCATAGAAAGTGATGAATCATTATGTGCTGATGCTGCTGTTGAACTCGACGCCCTAGTAATCTGCGGTAATGGTACAGATACAAAAACCCTCGAAGAAGCTAACATAAAAGATGCTGATGTTTTTGTCGCGGCCACAGGAAATGATGAGGCCAACCTCCTAAGTTGCATCCTCGCAAGGGAATATAATGTTCCCAAGATCATCGCAAGGGTTAGTAACCCGGATCATGAGGATGCATTCCACAAGGTGGGCATCCAATATGTTATAAGCCCTGAGAGGACTGCGGCAGGATACCTTGAAAAGCTCATAACAAGGCCCAAGGTGGCTGATCTTATAGTCCTCGGCCATGGGGATGCTGAGATTCTTGACATGACCGTGAAAAACGATGAAGTAGTAGGTAAAAGGATAAGGGATATTTCACCCACAGAGGAGTATATAATAATCGCAATTCATACTAATGGTGAGATAATAATACCCCAACCAGACATGATATTAGAAGAGGATACCAAAATATCAGTCCTTGTGAAGATGGAGGCAGTCCGGAAGGTTACTGACCTCTTCGCAGGCTAG
- a CDS encoding metallophosphoesterase: protein MIGIMADSHDNLPVIREAVDLLNHDRVDMVLHAGDLISPFTAKEFNELKMPFEAIFGNNDGEKDGLRAAYSNICDLKEFKVLKVDGVSIAMIHGHQEELVECLASCGKYDVVIRGHSHQNNVEEKGSLLIDPGELCGYVSGKKTFIILDLDDLSHELVEL from the coding sequence ATGATCGGTATAATGGCTGATTCACATGATAACCTCCCAGTTATAAGAGAAGCCGTGGATCTCCTAAACCATGATAGGGTTGATATGGTGCTACATGCAGGGGACCTCATATCCCCATTCACGGCTAAGGAGTTCAATGAACTTAAAATGCCATTCGAGGCCATATTCGGGAACAATGACGGTGAAAAGGATGGTCTAAGAGCCGCATATTCTAATATCTGTGATTTAAAAGAGTTTAAGGTTTTAAAGGTTGATGGTGTGAGTATAGCGATGATCCACGGTCACCAAGAAGAACTGGTGGAGTGTCTTGCAAGCTGCGGAAAATATGATGTGGTGATTAGGGGTCACAGCCACCAAAATAACGTAGAGGAAAAAGGATCACTACTAATAGACCCTGGGGAATTATGTGGTTATGTATCCGGGAAAAAAACATTCATAATCCTGGACTTGGATGATCTAAGCCATGAACTAGTCGAGTTATGA
- a CDS encoding radical SAM protein: MDVIRYLEDQRILDLLEKANKIALREHGDTITLERAIFLSWWCEKGDCAFCYMSTQKPLIKDPRKARRNVNAILAEAKICKRIGWNIEFLSGGYKSFTTNEIKYIAKSIKDITGSPVWLNIGITKDLEEYGDEVEGITGAVETANPQLQEKLCPSKPINQIVEMLEVAEELGFKKAITIILGIGETTRDLEHLFKLIDDLKLDRIIFYSLNPHKGTIFEDTPQPPSLYYAGIVAATRIKFPKLKIITGTWIDNLANIGPLILAGANGLTKFPLFKMFGTRYGRRVEEEVKWSGRKLKGTFTDPQKLLRGESEEKLEPFIKRYIDMCLKNHNQPY, from the coding sequence ATGGATGTTATCAGATACTTGGAAGATCAAAGAATACTCGATTTGCTAGAAAAGGCCAACAAGATCGCCTTAAGGGAGCATGGGGATACCATAACACTTGAAAGGGCCATATTCCTCTCCTGGTGGTGTGAAAAGGGGGATTGCGCGTTCTGTTATATGAGCACGCAAAAACCCCTTATAAAGGATCCCAGGAAAGCGAGGAGAAATGTTAATGCGATACTCGCCGAGGCAAAAATATGTAAACGCATAGGATGGAATATCGAATTCCTCTCAGGAGGCTACAAATCATTCACCACCAATGAAATAAAATACATTGCCAAATCAATAAAAGATATAACAGGATCCCCAGTTTGGCTCAACATAGGCATAACAAAGGACCTGGAAGAATATGGGGACGAAGTCGAAGGCATAACAGGGGCTGTAGAAACAGCCAACCCCCAATTGCAAGAAAAGTTATGCCCAAGCAAGCCCATCAACCAGATAGTGGAAATGCTAGAAGTGGCAGAAGAACTAGGATTCAAAAAGGCCATCACAATAATACTTGGCATTGGAGAGACCACCAGAGACTTGGAACATCTTTTCAAACTCATAGATGACCTCAAATTGGATCGTATAATATTCTATTCACTCAACCCACACAAGGGCACAATATTCGAGGACACACCACAACCACCCTCATTATATTATGCCGGGATAGTCGCAGCCACAAGAATAAAATTCCCCAAACTTAAAATCATCACAGGCACCTGGATCGACAATCTAGCCAACATAGGACCATTAATACTCGCAGGAGCTAATGGACTTACCAAATTCCCATTATTTAAAATGTTCGGGACAAGATACGGAAGAAGGGTTGAAGAGGAAGTGAAATGGAGTGGGAGAAAACTCAAAGGCACATTCACAGACCCGCAAAAGCTCCTCAGAGGGGAATCAGAGGAAAAACTAGAACCTTTTATAAAAAGATATATTGATATGTGCCTAAAAAATCATAATCAACCATACTAA
- a CDS encoding TrkH family potassium uptake protein has translation MRYVRRRDFLIVGKFLGTIMQATGLIVLLPIIVAIIYNEGHYLSFVFPSLLSIATGTLIRTILKGYPTSGDIIKLKHGMMIASFGWAWATIIGALILMLYLNIDFVNATFENMSGWTTTGLSIFSDVQSLPKSILFLRSLEQWIGGLGVIVVVIGVLIRPGTAASRLYKSEARDERIKPSIVNTVKTIWWIYITYAIIGITLYYMSGMPIFDAVNHTFSALSTGGFSIKNDNIGYYHNNLIYIISMLLMTIGGTNFIVHYQLLKGNMKNALKDVQLQLAITFIIFFSILIIYLGRLAPMEGIFHVVSSLSTTGFNITPTKGMISWPPFVKIILIACMMIGMATGSTGGGIKLLRIITIIKGVYWEIIRILAPEGSVIPREISGKSIGDEEIKEASSYINLYFVFMFISWAILLLYGYEPLDSLFEVASAQGNVGLSMGITSATLPAIPKIALIFNMWIGRLEIIPILVLVRGIIEAFKR, from the coding sequence ATGAGATATGTTAGAAGAAGAGATTTTCTGATTGTTGGAAAGTTCCTCGGGACAATAATGCAGGCCACTGGCCTAATCGTATTATTACCAATAATAGTCGCGATCATATACAATGAAGGACATTATCTGAGTTTTGTTTTTCCTTCGTTATTATCAATAGCTACGGGGACTCTGATCAGAACCATACTTAAGGGGTATCCCACCAGTGGGGATATAATAAAATTAAAGCATGGGATGATGATCGCATCCTTTGGTTGGGCCTGGGCAACCATTATAGGTGCACTAATTCTAATGTTATATCTCAACATTGATTTTGTAAACGCCACCTTCGAGAACATGTCAGGGTGGACGACGACGGGACTTAGCATATTCTCCGACGTCCAATCACTCCCCAAATCAATACTATTCCTAAGAAGCCTAGAACAATGGATCGGCGGATTGGGTGTGATTGTAGTGGTCATCGGAGTGCTTATAAGGCCGGGCACTGCTGCGTCAAGACTTTACAAATCAGAAGCCCGGGACGAGAGGATCAAACCCAGTATCGTGAACACCGTTAAAACAATCTGGTGGATCTATATAACCTACGCCATCATAGGCATAACATTATATTACATGAGCGGAATGCCCATATTTGACGCTGTAAACCATACCTTCTCCGCCCTCTCAACAGGAGGATTCTCCATAAAAAATGATAACATCGGATACTATCATAACAATCTAATATACATCATATCAATGCTCCTCATGACCATCGGAGGTACGAACTTCATAGTCCACTACCAACTACTAAAAGGGAACATGAAAAACGCCCTAAAAGACGTGCAACTCCAACTCGCCATCACCTTTATAATATTCTTCTCAATCCTCATAATATACCTTGGAAGGCTAGCCCCAATGGAGGGCATCTTCCATGTGGTCTCAAGCCTCAGCACAACAGGATTCAACATCACTCCCACAAAGGGGATGATATCATGGCCACCATTTGTGAAAATAATCCTAATAGCATGTATGATGATAGGTATGGCCACCGGTTCCACGGGTGGTGGTATAAAACTACTGAGGATAATAACCATAATAAAGGGAGTCTACTGGGAGATAATCAGGATACTAGCACCTGAAGGTTCAGTAATCCCCAGGGAAATATCAGGCAAAAGCATAGGCGATGAAGAGATAAAAGAAGCCAGTTCATATATAAACCTCTATTTTGTCTTCATGTTTATAAGCTGGGCAATCCTACTACTATACGGGTATGAACCATTAGATTCTCTATTTGAAGTTGCATCTGCACAGGGTAACGTGGGACTCAGTATGGGTATAACATCCGCCACGCTCCCTGCAATCCCCAAGATAGCCCTAATATTTAACATGTGGATTGGAAGACTAGAAATCATACCCATACTCGTCCTAGTTAGGGGTATAATAGAAGCCTTTAAAAGATAA
- a CDS encoding MBL fold metallo-hydrolase, which translates to MQRINDNIIFVEGSLYDSNSYILDDTIIDTGTGTNNQLLTALKKVDISPADIRLIINTHCHFDHTGGDRLFPNASIAIHRIDAPPLEEGDNIATAAHLFGARIKPIKVDLKLEEGDTIGDFEVIHTPGHTMGSICLYDGETLLSGDTIFAYGGFGRVDIGGNIQEMKKSLKKLVGLDVKYLLPGHGPWVEDGNKHLELAYNLLF; encoded by the coding sequence ATCCAGAGAATAAATGATAATATTATTTTTGTCGAGGGTTCACTCTATGACTCCAACAGTTACATCCTAGATGACACCATAATCGACACCGGAACAGGGACCAATAACCAGCTATTAACAGCTCTAAAAAAGGTTGATATTAGCCCAGCTGATATAAGACTCATTATAAATACGCATTGCCATTTCGATCATACAGGAGGCGACAGACTATTCCCAAATGCGAGTATAGCTATACATAGAATAGATGCACCCCCACTCGAAGAAGGTGATAATATAGCCACAGCAGCCCACCTCTTCGGGGCCAGGATAAAACCGATAAAAGTGGACTTAAAACTTGAGGAAGGGGATACTATAGGAGATTTTGAGGTTATACATACACCAGGCCACACCATGGGTAGCATATGCCTCTATGATGGGGAGACCCTACTCTCAGGTGACACCATCTTTGCATATGGTGGTTTCGGGAGGGTTGACATAGGTGGAAACATCCAAGAAATGAAAAAATCCCTCAAAAAACTCGTAGGATTAGATGTTAAGTATCTCCTCCCAGGACACGGGCCCTGGGTGGAAGATGGGAACAAACACCTAGAATTAGCATATAACCTACTATTCTAG